The Salmonella enterica subsp. houtenae serovar Houten genome has a segment encoding these proteins:
- the betC_1 gene encoding exported sulfatase, giving the protein MSNKKNLSTNETDLTRRKLLTSAGILAAGGVLSSAVKADEKCVARAKPAWDKPFTGEIPEKLPEGYNILLVVTDQERFFPAFPFPVPGRERLMKTGVTFCNHQNTSNVCTPSRSVLYTGLHMPQTKMFDNLGLPWMPYDLDPALGTTGHMMQELGYYTAYKGKWHLTEKLEKPLPDEKDEDIDVGNIPEPELHKIMEKYGFSDYHGIGDIIGHSKGGYFYDSTTTAQTINWLRCKGQPLNDQHKPWFLAVNLVNPHDVMFIDTDKEGEKVQWRGELDQDDNTLAPTQPPENELYQASWPNYPLPANRHQSFNEQGRPPAHLEYQTARAALEGQFPDEDRRWRKLLDYYFNCIRDCDTHLDRILNELDALKLTEKTIVVFTADHGELGGSHQMHGKGASVYKEQIHVPMIISHPAYPGNKKCQALTCHLDIAPTLVGLTGLPEEKQHKALGNRKGVNFSGLLKNPEDVAVNAVRNASLYCYGMILYTDADYLHRVIALQRDKQKTVTQIKQEISHLHPDFSHRSGTRMINDGRYKFARYFSLREHNTPETWEDLIKYNDLELYDLKNDPDENHNLAADKEKYQDLILMMNEKLNKLIRDEIGVDDGSFMPDATREPWDLTIEQVNRMAKD; this is encoded by the coding sequence ATGAGTAATAAAAAAAATCTGTCTACAAATGAGACGGATCTTACGCGTAGAAAGCTGCTAACCAGCGCGGGTATTCTTGCCGCTGGAGGCGTGTTATCCAGCGCGGTAAAGGCTGATGAAAAGTGTGTCGCCAGGGCGAAACCGGCGTGGGATAAACCGTTTACCGGCGAAATCCCGGAAAAATTGCCAGAAGGATATAATATTCTGTTAGTGGTGACCGACCAGGAGCGTTTTTTTCCTGCGTTTCCTTTCCCGGTACCCGGCAGAGAGCGGCTCATGAAAACAGGGGTGACATTCTGTAACCACCAGAATACCAGTAATGTCTGCACGCCTTCCCGCTCCGTATTGTATACCGGCTTACATATGCCTCAGACAAAGATGTTTGATAATCTGGGATTACCCTGGATGCCCTATGACCTTGACCCCGCTCTTGGAACCACAGGCCATATGATGCAGGAACTGGGATACTATACGGCCTATAAAGGTAAGTGGCATCTTACAGAAAAACTGGAGAAGCCTCTGCCTGACGAAAAGGATGAGGATATTGATGTCGGAAATATTCCTGAACCAGAATTACATAAAATTATGGAAAAATATGGTTTTTCTGACTATCACGGCATCGGCGATATTATAGGCCATAGTAAAGGCGGCTATTTTTATGATTCAACCACCACGGCTCAGACTATAAATTGGCTAAGATGCAAGGGGCAGCCATTGAATGACCAACACAAGCCCTGGTTCCTGGCCGTTAACCTCGTTAATCCTCATGACGTAATGTTTATTGATACAGATAAAGAGGGAGAAAAGGTACAGTGGCGTGGCGAGTTGGATCAGGATGATAATACCCTGGCGCCCACACAGCCGCCGGAAAACGAGCTTTATCAGGCAAGCTGGCCGAACTATCCGCTGCCGGCAAACAGACATCAATCATTCAATGAGCAGGGAAGACCGCCGGCGCATCTTGAATACCAGACGGCGCGCGCTGCGCTGGAAGGGCAGTTTCCTGATGAAGATCGTCGTTGGCGTAAACTGCTTGACTACTATTTCAACTGTATCCGCGATTGTGATACTCACCTTGATCGGATATTAAATGAACTTGATGCCCTCAAGTTAACTGAAAAAACGATTGTTGTATTTACGGCCGATCATGGCGAATTAGGCGGAAGCCATCAGATGCACGGTAAAGGCGCTTCCGTTTATAAAGAACAGATCCATGTGCCGATGATTATTTCCCACCCGGCGTATCCAGGTAATAAGAAATGTCAGGCGTTGACCTGTCACCTTGATATCGCGCCGACATTAGTTGGATTGACCGGTTTACCGGAAGAAAAACAGCACAAAGCGTTAGGCAACCGGAAAGGCGTTAATTTTAGCGGATTGCTAAAAAATCCGGAAGACGTTGCGGTCAATGCGGTGAGAAACGCCAGCTTATATTGCTATGGCATGATCTTATATACCGATGCCGATTATCTCCACCGCGTTATAGCGCTACAAAGAGATAAGCAAAAAACGGTGACGCAAATCAAGCAGGAAATATCCCATTTGCATCCTGATTTCAGCCATCGTTCAGGGACGCGTATGATTAACGATGGCCGTTATAAGTTTGCGCGCTATTTCTCGCTAAGGGAGCATAATACGCCGGAAACCTGGGAGGATCTTATTAAGTATAACGATCTTGAACTTTACGATCTTAAAAATGATCCCGATGAGAACCATAACCTTGCTGCTGATAAAGAGAAATATCAGGATCTCATTCTTATGATGAATGAAAAACTGAATAAACTGATCAGAGACGAAATTGGCGTGGATGACGGCAGCTTTATGCCGGATGCTACCCGTGAGCCGTGGGATCTTACTATTGAGCAGGTTAACCGCATGGCGAAAGATTAG
- the carB gene encoding carbamoyl-phosphate synthase large chain, with translation MPKRTDIKSILILGAGPIVIGQACEFDYSGAQACKALREEGYRVILVNSNPATIMTDPEMADATYIEPIHWEVVRKIIEKERPDAVLPTMGGQTALNCALELERQGVLEEFGVTMIGATADAIDKAEDRRRFDVAMKKIGLDTARSGIAHTMEEALAVAADVGFPCIIRPSFTMGGTGGGIAYNREEFEEICERGLDLSPTNELLIDESLIGWKEYEMEVVRDKNDNCIIVCSIENFDAMGIHTGDSITVAPAQTLTDKEYQIMRNASMAVLREIGVETGGSNVQFAVNPKNGRLIVIEMNPRVSRSSALASKATGFPIAKVAAKLAVGYTLDELMNDITGGRTPASFEPSIDYVVTKIPRFNFEKFAGANDRLTTQMKSVGEVMAIGRTQQESLQKALRGLEVGATGFDPKVSLDDPEALTKIRRELKDAGAERIWYIADAFRAGLSVDGVFNLTNIDRWFLMQIEELVRLEEKVADVGITGLDADFLRHLKRKGFADARLAKLAGVREAEIRKLREKYDLHPVYKRVDTCAAEFATDTAYMYSTYEEECEANPSVDRDKIMVLGGGPNRIGQGIEFDYCCVHASLALREDGYETIMVNCNPETVSTDYDTSDRLYFEPVTLEDVLEIVRIEKPKGVIVQYGGQTPLKLARALEAAGVPVIGTSPDAIDRAEDRERFQHAVDRLKLKQPANATVTAIEQAVEKAKEIGYPLVVRPSYVLGGRAMEIVYDEADLRRYFQTAVSVSNDAPVLLDRFLDDAVEVDVDAICDGEMVLIGGIMEHIEQAGVHSGDSACSLPAYTLSQEIQDVMRQQVQKLAFELQVRGLMNVQFAVKDNEVYLIEVNPRAARTVPFVSKATGVPLAKVAARVMVGQTLSAQGITKEVIPPYYSVKEVVLPFNKFPGVDPLLGPEMRSTGEVMGVGRTFAEAFAKAQLGSSSTMKKSGRALLSVREGDKERVVDLAAKLLKQGFELDATHGTAIVLGEAGINPRLVNKVHEGRPHIQDRIKNGEYTYIINTTAGRRAIEDSRVIRRSALQYKVHYDTTLNGGFATAMALNADATEKVTSVQEMHAQIQK, from the coding sequence ATGCCAAAACGTACAGACATAAAAAGCATCCTGATTCTGGGCGCGGGCCCGATTGTTATCGGTCAGGCGTGTGAGTTTGACTACTCCGGCGCTCAGGCGTGTAAAGCGCTGCGCGAAGAGGGCTACCGCGTTATTCTGGTGAACTCCAACCCGGCGACCATTATGACCGACCCGGAAATGGCCGATGCCACCTACATCGAGCCGATTCATTGGGAAGTGGTGCGCAAAATCATTGAAAAAGAGCGTCCGGATGCGGTGTTGCCGACCATGGGCGGCCAGACCGCGCTGAACTGTGCGCTGGAGCTGGAGCGGCAGGGCGTGCTCGAAGAGTTCGGCGTGACCATGATTGGCGCTACCGCCGACGCCATTGATAAAGCCGAAGACCGCCGCCGTTTCGACGTGGCGATGAAGAAAATCGGCCTCGACACCGCGCGTTCCGGTATCGCGCACACCATGGAAGAAGCGCTGGCGGTTGCCGCTGACGTCGGCTTCCCGTGTATCATCCGTCCGTCCTTTACCATGGGCGGCACCGGCGGCGGTATCGCTTACAACCGCGAAGAGTTCGAAGAAATTTGTGAGCGCGGCCTGGACCTTTCCCCAACCAACGAACTGCTGATTGATGAGTCGTTGATCGGCTGGAAAGAGTACGAGATGGAAGTGGTGCGTGATAAAAACGACAACTGCATCATCGTCTGCTCTATCGAAAACTTCGATGCGATGGGCATTCACACCGGCGACTCCATCACCGTGGCGCCAGCCCAGACCCTGACCGATAAAGAGTATCAAATCATGCGTAACGCCTCGATGGCGGTACTGCGTGAAATCGGCGTCGAAACTGGTGGTTCCAACGTCCAGTTCGCAGTGAACCCGAAAAACGGTCGTTTGATTGTTATCGAGATGAACCCGCGCGTATCCCGCTCCTCGGCGCTGGCCTCGAAAGCTACCGGTTTCCCGATTGCCAAAGTGGCCGCCAAACTGGCGGTAGGTTACACCCTCGACGAGCTGATGAACGACATTACCGGCGGCCGCACTCCGGCGTCGTTTGAGCCGTCTATTGACTATGTTGTGACCAAAATTCCGCGCTTTAACTTCGAGAAATTCGCGGGTGCGAACGACCGTCTGACCACCCAGATGAAATCGGTTGGTGAAGTGATGGCGATTGGCCGCACGCAGCAGGAATCTCTGCAGAAAGCGTTGCGTGGCCTGGAAGTGGGGGCCACCGGTTTTGATCCGAAAGTGAGCCTTGACGACCCGGAGGCGCTGACCAAAATTCGCCGCGAGCTGAAAGACGCGGGCGCCGAGCGTATCTGGTACATCGCCGATGCCTTCCGCGCGGGCTTGTCTGTGGACGGCGTGTTCAACCTGACCAACATCGACCGCTGGTTCCTGATGCAAATTGAAGAGCTGGTGCGTCTGGAAGAGAAAGTAGCCGACGTCGGGATTACTGGCCTCGACGCTGACTTCCTGCGTCACCTGAAGCGCAAAGGCTTTGCCGATGCGCGTCTGGCGAAACTGGCGGGTGTGCGTGAGGCGGAGATCCGCAAGCTGCGCGAGAAGTATGACCTGCATCCGGTCTACAAACGCGTGGATACCTGCGCGGCGGAATTCGCCACCGACACCGCCTACATGTACTCCACTTATGAAGAGGAGTGTGAAGCGAACCCGTCCGTTGATCGTGACAAAATCATGGTTCTCGGCGGCGGCCCGAACCGTATCGGCCAGGGCATTGAATTCGACTACTGCTGCGTACACGCCTCGCTGGCGCTGCGCGAAGACGGCTACGAGACCATTATGGTCAACTGTAACCCGGAAACCGTCTCTACCGACTACGACACCTCCGACCGCCTGTACTTCGAGCCGGTCACCCTGGAAGACGTGCTGGAAATCGTGCGCATCGAGAAGCCGAAAGGCGTGATTGTACAGTACGGCGGTCAGACGCCGCTGAAGCTGGCGCGCGCGCTGGAAGCGGCAGGCGTGCCGGTTATCGGCACCAGCCCGGACGCCATCGACCGCGCGGAAGATCGTGAACGCTTCCAGCACGCGGTTGACCGCCTGAAGCTGAAGCAGCCAGCCAACGCCACCGTTACCGCCATCGAACAGGCTGTCGAAAAAGCGAAAGAGATTGGCTATCCGCTGGTGGTACGTCCTTCTTACGTATTGGGCGGTCGGGCGATGGAAATTGTCTATGACGAAGCCGATCTGCGTCGCTACTTTCAGACGGCGGTCAGCGTCTCTAACGATGCGCCGGTACTGCTTGACCGCTTCCTTGATGACGCGGTTGAAGTGGACGTGGACGCTATCTGCGACGGCGAAATGGTGCTGATTGGCGGCATTATGGAGCACATCGAGCAGGCGGGCGTACACTCCGGCGACTCCGCCTGTTCCCTGCCGGCCTACACGCTGAGCCAGGAAATTCAGGACGTGATGCGCCAGCAGGTGCAGAAGCTGGCTTTTGAATTACAGGTGCGCGGCCTGATGAACGTGCAGTTTGCGGTCAAGGACAACGAAGTTTACCTGATTGAAGTCAACCCGCGCGCGGCGCGTACCGTGCCGTTCGTCTCTAAAGCTACCGGCGTGCCGCTGGCGAAGGTGGCGGCACGTGTGATGGTAGGCCAGACGCTTAGCGCTCAGGGCATCACCAAAGAGGTCATCCCACCGTATTATTCGGTGAAAGAAGTGGTGCTACCGTTCAACAAATTCCCCGGCGTTGACCCGCTGTTAGGGCCGGAAATGCGCTCTACCGGGGAAGTGATGGGCGTAGGCCGCACCTTCGCGGAAGCGTTCGCTAAAGCTCAACTGGGCAGCAGCTCGACGATGAAGAAATCAGGTCGTGCGCTGCTCTCTGTACGCGAAGGCGACAAAGAGCGCGTGGTGGATCTCGCCGCTAAACTGCTGAAACAGGGCTTTGAGCTGGATGCTACTCACGGTACGGCGATTGTGCTGGGCGAAGCCGGTATCAACCCGCGTCTGGTGAATAAGGTGCATGAAGGTCGTCCGCACATTCAGGACCGTATCAAGAATGGCGAATACACTTATATCATCAATACCACCGCAGGCCGCCGGGCGATTGAAGACTCAAGGGTGATTCGCCGCAGCGCGCTGCAGTATAAAGTGCATTATGACACCACGCTGAACGGCGGTTTTGCGACGGCGATGGCGCTCAATGCGGACGCTACTGAAAAAGTTACCTCAGTGCAGGAGATGCACGCGCAAATTCAGAAATAA
- the SBOV00301 gene encoding probable secreted protein, with protein sequence MKMKLIPYYLFALFSAASWATEINACKDLIGTWKTTADHPPYTMTILPPVESCGEKCVKLNVQYELDMTHRNALYCHEGQEGVKGQGPMVIAFEGAYGGHAIGTYNRQLQLLWAGVIPKNKQGKWITKMENYWFRQVKAH encoded by the coding sequence ATGAAAATGAAACTGATACCCTATTATTTGTTCGCGCTATTCTCCGCCGCCTCCTGGGCTACGGAGATAAACGCCTGCAAAGACCTGATCGGAACATGGAAAACCACGGCAGATCACCCGCCTTATACTATGACAATATTGCCGCCGGTAGAAAGCTGCGGGGAAAAATGTGTGAAACTGAACGTGCAGTATGAACTTGACATGACTCACCGCAACGCGCTTTATTGCCATGAAGGACAAGAGGGGGTAAAAGGGCAGGGACCAATGGTGATAGCATTTGAAGGGGCGTATGGTGGACACGCTATCGGAACCTATAACCGACAGTTGCAATTACTTTGGGCTGGCGTAATACCGAAAAATAAACAGGGGAAATGGATAACGAAAATGGAAAATTACTGGTTCAGGCAGGTAAAAGCGCACTAA
- a CDS encoding DNA-binding transcriptional activator CaiF — protein sequence MSKEYVEKPLYLLIADWVMAENRWVSAKEIAKQFNMDHCKAINTVSYILSEVGEINCETKTIPNQLAGRGCQCQRLVRIKSIDSQLYARIGNSAREKMAGAGKTPRMTTVPPTELNREQKWQMMLSKSMRR from the coding sequence ATGAGTAAAGAATATGTTGAAAAACCACTTTATTTGTTAATTGCTGATTGGGTAATGGCGGAGAACCGTTGGGTGAGCGCTAAAGAGATTGCTAAGCAATTTAATATGGACCACTGCAAAGCGATAAACACGGTTTCTTATATTCTTTCAGAAGTGGGAGAAATAAACTGCGAAACTAAAACCATTCCTAATCAACTCGCAGGGCGAGGCTGTCAGTGCCAGCGTCTGGTGCGTATTAAAAGTATTGATTCGCAGCTGTATGCGCGCATTGGAAATAGCGCCCGGGAAAAAATGGCAGGGGCAGGAAAAACGCCGCGTATGACGACGGTACCGCCGACGGAGCTTAACCGGGAGCAAAAGTGGCAGATGATGTTGTCAAAAAGTATGCGTCGTTAG